From the Comamonas odontotermitis genome, one window contains:
- a CDS encoding MlaE family ABC transporter permease — translation MLASLLQPQWPHRLWRTAQRWVVAWSRIVYLGAVVLVMLLTPSSYGAVTRARLLRRMYVDTAPILLGFTALAALLCLVVARIVFVTATSYGLSRVAVEMVIRVLVLELIPLTAALFVAMRCSIPAGATLARLRESGHFDRLRAQGFDPVRSEMLPLVVASMYASVTLAALSCVVSLVMVYFSVYGFSLVGVELYTRMFGNVFSPMVTWLFALKTLLFSLAVALIPTASAMYRPYGMRDEEVLGPESDLSGLARMFAVLLLIEVASLLGNYF, via the coding sequence CGCAGCGCTGGGTGGTGGCCTGGTCGCGCATCGTGTACCTGGGCGCCGTCGTGCTGGTGATGCTGCTCACGCCCAGCAGCTACGGCGCAGTGACCCGCGCGCGGCTTTTGCGGCGCATGTATGTGGATACCGCTCCCATCCTGCTCGGGTTTACTGCGCTGGCCGCGCTGCTGTGCCTCGTGGTGGCGCGCATCGTCTTCGTGACCGCAACGAGCTACGGCCTCTCGCGCGTGGCCGTCGAGATGGTGATCCGCGTGCTGGTGCTGGAGTTGATTCCGCTCACCGCAGCGCTGTTTGTGGCCATGCGCTGCTCCATTCCAGCGGGCGCCACGCTGGCGCGTCTGCGTGAGAGCGGGCACTTTGACCGCTTGCGCGCGCAGGGGTTCGATCCGGTGCGCAGCGAGATGCTGCCGCTGGTGGTGGCCAGCATGTATGCATCCGTCACGCTCGCGGCGCTGTCCTGCGTGGTGTCGCTGGTCATGGTGTATTTCAGTGTCTATGGCTTCAGCCTGGTGGGGGTGGAGTTGTATACGCGCATGTTCGGCAATGTGTTCAGCCCCATGGTGACCTGGCTGTTCGCCCTCAAGACGCTGCTGTTCAGCCTGGCTGTCGCCTTGATACCCACGGCATCTGCCATGTATCGTCCCTATGGCATGCGCGATGAAGAGGTGCTGGGCCCGGAATCCGACCTTTCCGGACTGGCGCGCATGTTTGCCGTGCTGCTGCTGATTGAAGTTGCCTCCTTGCTCGGCAACTATTTTTGA
- a CDS encoding helix-turn-helix domain-containing protein, whose translation MPNIAALLKSEITRVARKEIRAEIESLRKAVSAQRSAIAALKREIAEVRKVASKGGQAPKAEAGTGEAAEAGIQRRFSPSRLAAHRQKIGLSAAQYGALVGVTGQSIYKYEQGKARPHAATVRKLSELKERSKAQILAGLQEG comes from the coding sequence ATGCCCAACATTGCTGCACTCCTCAAATCCGAGATCACGCGCGTGGCCCGCAAGGAAATCCGCGCAGAGATCGAATCCCTGCGCAAGGCGGTGAGCGCGCAACGCTCGGCCATTGCGGCACTCAAGCGCGAAATCGCCGAGGTGCGCAAGGTGGCCAGCAAAGGCGGGCAGGCGCCCAAGGCAGAGGCAGGCACGGGTGAGGCGGCAGAAGCTGGCATCCAGCGGCGCTTCAGTCCGTCGCGCCTGGCGGCGCACCGCCAGAAAATCGGGCTGTCTGCGGCGCAATATGGTGCCCTGGTTGGGGTAACAGGCCAAAGCATCTACAAGTATGAGCAGGGCAAGGCGCGGCCGCATGCCGCCACGGTGCGCAAGCTGTCAGAACTCAAGGAGCGCAGCAAGGCGCAGATTCTGGCTGGCCTGCAGGAGGGGTGA
- the metE gene encoding 5-methyltetrahydropteroyltriglutamate--homocysteine S-methyltransferase, whose amino-acid sequence MTTIHNLGFPRIGARRELKFALESYWRGESSRSELKTLGAQLRARHWASQQDLDLVPVGDFSFYDQVLDMSFTLGNLPERVQGFHGDALDNYFRVARGRSAATAETSGSATVGHAEHTACCGSGVAAGEMTKWFDTNYHYIVPEFTAGTRFQLDATRLVEQLAEARALDVRTKPVIIGPVTYLSIGKAKDGSSKLDLLERILPVYAELLDMLAAQGVEWVQIDEPILVTELDADWQHAFNTAYHHLKASKAKLLLATYFGDLAENKYLAANLPVAGLHIDAIQGQGDVQQLLGLLPPHKVLSLGVINGRNIWKTDLGAVLDWVEPLAEQLGNRLWIAPTCSLLHVPVDLDSEQKLDAEVKSWLAYALQKLDELRVLGKALSEGRASVAAELAANAAALQARRNSPRVHNPAVRAAVAQITTALGQRQSAYPVRAARQAARLGLPAFPTTTIGSFPQTAEIRHARSEFKAGRLNQDGYQAAMRAEIERSVREQEALDLDVLVHGEAERNDMVEYFGEQLDGYAFSQFGWVQSYGSRCVKPPILFGDISRPKAMTVEWTRFAQSLTHRPMKGMLTGPVTILNWSFVRDDQPRWQSCYQLALAIRKEVLDLEKAGVGIIQIDEAALREGLPLRKSQWQQYLHWAVESFRITANGVGDETQIHTHMCYSEFNDIIASIADMDADVITIETSRSDMELLDAFENFQYPNEIGPGVYDIHSPNIPTQEHIVGLMKKAAERIPAQRLWVNPDCGLKTRQWGEVLPALAQMVAAAKVLRSAAQDHRDVVSAAA is encoded by the coding sequence ATGACCACCATCCACAACCTCGGCTTTCCACGCATCGGCGCGCGGCGCGAACTCAAGTTCGCGCTGGAGTCCTACTGGAGGGGCGAATCCTCGCGCAGCGAGTTGAAGACACTGGGCGCCCAGTTGCGCGCACGCCACTGGGCCAGCCAGCAAGACCTCGATCTGGTGCCTGTGGGCGATTTCTCCTTCTACGACCAGGTGCTGGACATGAGCTTCACCCTGGGCAACCTGCCCGAGCGGGTACAGGGCTTCCATGGCGACGCACTGGACAACTACTTCCGCGTCGCCCGTGGTCGCTCGGCAGCGACCGCAGAAACCTCCGGCTCAGCGACGGTGGGCCACGCAGAACACACCGCCTGCTGCGGCAGTGGCGTGGCCGCCGGCGAGATGACCAAATGGTTTGATACCAACTACCACTACATCGTGCCCGAATTCACGGCAGGCACCCGGTTCCAGCTCGACGCCACGCGCCTCGTGGAACAATTGGCCGAGGCCCGCGCCCTGGACGTGCGCACCAAGCCGGTGATCATCGGCCCGGTGACCTACCTCTCCATCGGCAAGGCCAAGGACGGCTCCAGCAAGCTGGATCTGCTGGAGCGCATTCTGCCCGTCTATGCCGAGCTGCTGGACATGCTGGCCGCGCAGGGCGTGGAATGGGTGCAGATCGATGAGCCGATTCTGGTGACCGAGCTGGACGCCGACTGGCAGCATGCCTTCAACACCGCCTACCACCACCTCAAGGCCAGCAAGGCCAAGCTCCTGCTGGCCACCTATTTTGGCGACCTGGCCGAGAACAAATACCTGGCGGCCAACCTGCCCGTTGCAGGCCTGCACATCGATGCCATCCAGGGCCAGGGTGATGTGCAGCAACTGCTGGGGCTGCTGCCGCCCCACAAGGTGCTGTCGCTGGGCGTGATCAATGGCCGCAATATCTGGAAAACCGATCTGGGCGCCGTGCTCGACTGGGTGGAACCGCTGGCCGAGCAGTTGGGCAATCGCCTGTGGATTGCCCCCACCTGCTCCCTGCTGCATGTGCCTGTGGATCTGGACAGCGAACAAAAGCTGGATGCCGAGGTCAAATCCTGGCTCGCTTACGCACTGCAAAAGCTGGATGAACTGCGCGTGCTGGGCAAGGCGCTGTCTGAGGGCCGAGCGTCCGTGGCGGCAGAGCTCGCAGCCAACGCAGCGGCGTTGCAGGCGCGGCGCAATTCGCCCCGCGTTCACAACCCTGCAGTGCGCGCCGCCGTGGCGCAGATCACTACCGCCCTGGGCCAGCGCCAAAGCGCCTACCCCGTGCGTGCGGCCAGGCAGGCGGCCCGGCTTGGCTTGCCCGCCTTTCCCACCACCACCATCGGCTCGTTTCCGCAGACCGCAGAAATCCGCCATGCGCGCAGTGAATTCAAGGCAGGTCGGCTCAATCAGGACGGCTACCAGGCCGCCATGCGCGCCGAGATCGAGCGCAGCGTGCGCGAACAGGAGGCGCTGGACCTGGACGTGCTCGTGCATGGCGAAGCCGAGCGCAACGACATGGTCGAATACTTTGGAGAGCAGCTCGACGGTTATGCCTTCAGCCAGTTTGGCTGGGTGCAGTCCTATGGCTCGCGCTGCGTGAAGCCGCCAATCCTGTTTGGCGACATCAGCCGACCCAAGGCGATGACGGTGGAATGGACACGGTTTGCCCAGTCGCTCACCCACCGCCCGATGAAGGGCATGCTGACCGGCCCGGTCACCATTCTCAACTGGTCATTCGTGCGCGACGACCAGCCGCGCTGGCAGTCGTGCTACCAGCTGGCGCTGGCCATCCGCAAGGAAGTGCTCGACCTGGAAAAGGCCGGTGTGGGCATCATCCAGATCGACGAAGCCGCACTGCGCGAAGGCCTGCCGCTGCGCAAATCACAGTGGCAGCAGTACCTGCACTGGGCCGTGGAATCTTTCCGCATTACCGCCAATGGCGTGGGCGACGAAACGCAGATCCACACCCATATGTGCTATTCGGAATTCAACGACATCATCGCGTCGATTGCCGACATGGATGCCGATGTGATCACCATCGAAACCTCCCGCTCGGACATGGAGTTGCTCGACGCCTTCGAGAACTTTCAATATCCCAATGAGATCGGCCCCGGCGTGTACGACATCCATTCACCCAACATTCCGACACAGGAACACATCGTGGGCCTCATGAAAAAAGCGGCAGAGCGCATTCCGGCGCAGCGCCTCTGGGTCAACCCCGACTGCGGCCTCAAGACACGCCAATGGGGCGAGGTACTACCGGCACTGGCGCAGATGGTGGCCGCAGCCAAGGTTTTGCGCAGCGCGGCACAGGATCACAGGGACGTGGTGAGTGCAGCCGCCTGA
- a CDS encoding LysR family transcriptional regulator, translating into MLERIHLAIVQEVEKQGSLTAAADVLCVTQSALSHSMKKLEGQLGTAIWLREGRSLRLTQAGQYLLAVAGRVLPQLDLAEARLQQFAQGERGSLRIGMECHPCYQWLLKIVSPYLAAWPDVDVDVKQKFQFGGIGALFGYEIDMLVTPDPLFKPGLHFEPVFDYEQVLVVAATHPLAAASYVRPADLAREVLITYPVAVDRLDIYTQFLLPKGIAPRRHKTIETTDIMMQMVASGRGVAALPRWLALEYAQKMAVVPLRLGAKGIAKQIYLGAREADLHIDYLQAFIALARQPLAAG; encoded by the coding sequence ATGCTGGAGCGTATCCATCTCGCCATCGTTCAAGAGGTTGAAAAACAAGGCTCATTGACCGCCGCAGCCGATGTGCTGTGCGTGACCCAGTCGGCCCTCAGCCACAGCATGAAAAAGCTGGAGGGCCAGTTGGGCACCGCGATCTGGCTGCGCGAAGGCCGCAGCCTGCGCCTGACGCAGGCCGGGCAGTACCTGCTGGCCGTGGCAGGGCGCGTGCTGCCACAGCTCGATCTGGCCGAAGCGCGCCTGCAGCAGTTTGCGCAGGGCGAGCGCGGCAGCCTGCGCATCGGCATGGAATGCCACCCGTGCTACCAGTGGCTGCTCAAGATCGTCTCTCCGTATCTGGCGGCGTGGCCGGATGTGGATGTGGACGTGAAGCAGAAATTCCAGTTCGGCGGCATTGGCGCGCTTTTTGGCTACGAGATCGACATGCTGGTCACGCCCGATCCCCTGTTCAAGCCCGGCCTGCACTTTGAGCCGGTGTTCGACTACGAACAGGTGCTGGTGGTGGCTGCCACGCACCCCTTGGCTGCTGCCAGCTACGTGCGCCCTGCCGATCTGGCGCGCGAAGTGCTGATCACCTACCCCGTTGCGGTGGACCGGCTCGACATCTACACCCAGTTTCTGCTGCCCAAGGGCATTGCGCCCCGGCGCCACAAGACCATCGAGACCACCGACATCATGATGCAGATGGTGGCCAGCGGCCGTGGGGTGGCCGCGCTGCCGCGCTGGCTGGCGCTGGAATACGCGCAGAAGATGGCCGTGGTGCCGTTGCGCCTGGGCGCCAAGGGCATCGCCAAGCAGATCTACCTGGGCGCACGAGAAGCCGATCTGCACATCGATTACCTGCAGGCCTTCATTGCGCTGGCGCGCCAGCCGCTGGCAGCGGGGTGA
- a CDS encoding MFS transporter: protein MFHAYRQLFAAPGTASFVLAGLIARLPLSMTGIGLITMLSQQRGAYTLAGAVAACFALSIAVLAPRISALVDRHGQRKVLPVAAATSASAMFALLACAHWQGPDWLLLLLAALVGSLPSMPAMVRARWTVLYRGTPQLQTAYAFEAVLDDLCFIIGPPLSVGLSMVLFPEAGPMAAALLLLVGVTLFVLQRRTEPPVTPHDQQARQRSLVRHQPVVRSLALFMLAQGIIVGTIDVAAVAFATQHGQPAMASVVLSFYALGSCVMGLVFGALRLQMPLHRQIVWVGASVAITAVPLLLASNLTALTLAVLLAGITFGPTITVAMGLVEQQVAASRLTEGMTWLLTGLAMGVALGAAAAGWVTDHLGPQMSFVVALVAGAAMWAWGAQAGRLARHEAPAEHAACTG from the coding sequence ATGTTCCACGCCTACCGCCAGCTGTTTGCCGCGCCCGGCACCGCCAGTTTTGTACTGGCCGGCCTGATTGCCCGCCTGCCCTTGTCGATGACAGGTATCGGCCTCATCACCATGCTGTCGCAACAGCGCGGCGCCTATACGCTGGCGGGCGCCGTGGCGGCCTGTTTTGCACTGTCGATTGCCGTGCTGGCACCACGCATCTCCGCCCTGGTGGACCGCCACGGCCAGCGCAAGGTGCTGCCCGTGGCCGCTGCAACCAGTGCCAGCGCCATGTTCGCCCTGCTGGCCTGCGCCCACTGGCAAGGGCCGGACTGGCTGCTGTTGCTGCTGGCCGCGCTGGTAGGGAGCCTGCCCAGCATGCCCGCCATGGTGCGCGCGCGCTGGACGGTGCTGTACCGGGGCACGCCGCAGCTGCAGACCGCCTATGCGTTCGAAGCCGTGCTGGATGACCTGTGCTTCATCATCGGCCCGCCACTGTCCGTGGGACTGAGCATGGTGCTGTTCCCCGAAGCAGGCCCCATGGCTGCCGCGCTGTTGCTGCTGGTGGGCGTCACCCTCTTTGTGCTGCAGCGCCGCACCGAGCCCCCCGTCACCCCCCACGACCAGCAGGCACGCCAGCGTTCGCTGGTGCGCCACCAGCCCGTGGTGCGTTCGCTCGCACTGTTCATGCTCGCCCAAGGCATCATCGTGGGCACCATTGATGTGGCGGCCGTGGCCTTTGCCACCCAGCACGGCCAGCCTGCCATGGCGAGCGTGGTGCTGTCGTTCTACGCACTGGGTTCCTGCGTGATGGGCCTGGTGTTCGGGGCCCTGCGCCTGCAGATGCCGCTCCACCGCCAGATCGTCTGGGTGGGCGCTTCGGTGGCGATCACGGCCGTGCCGCTGCTGCTGGCCAGCAACCTCACCGCCCTGACCCTGGCCGTGCTGCTGGCTGGCATCACCTTCGGGCCCACGATCACCGTGGCCATGGGCCTGGTGGAGCAGCAGGTGGCAGCCAGCCGGCTGACCGAGGGCATGACCTGGCTGCTGACGGGCCTGGCCATGGGCGTGGCCCTGGGAGCGGCGGCCGCCGGCTGGGTGACCGACCACCTGGGCCCGCAGATGTCCTTTGTGGTGGCGCTGGTTGCGGGCGCGGCCATGTGGGCCTGGGGTGCGCAGGCGGGGCGCCTGGCCCGCCATGAAGCGCCTGCAGAGCACGCTGCCTGCACAGGCTGA
- a CDS encoding TetR/AcrR family transcriptional regulator — protein sequence MRQSRASMIEATRAKLVVAGRRAFAAQGYAQASMDELTAQAGLTRGALYHHFGGKPGLLAAVVAQMDAEMDERLEAVLQAHADPWEGFLAYCRAYLAMAQEAEIRRIVLQDARSVLTGTDQGEQHRKCIQFVANYLQGLMEQGVIVRASPQALARVLNGCLVEAAFWIAEEGAPASRLADAMQALELMLQGWRPRGAALP from the coding sequence ATGCGCCAAAGCCGCGCCAGCATGATTGAGGCCACCCGCGCCAAACTGGTTGTGGCAGGCAGGCGTGCGTTTGCGGCGCAGGGGTATGCGCAGGCCTCAATGGACGAGCTGACCGCGCAGGCGGGGCTGACGCGTGGCGCGCTGTACCATCACTTTGGCGGCAAGCCCGGCCTGCTGGCGGCGGTGGTGGCGCAGATGGATGCCGAAATGGACGAGCGGCTCGAAGCCGTGCTGCAGGCCCATGCCGATCCGTGGGAGGGCTTTCTGGCCTATTGCCGCGCTTATCTGGCCATGGCGCAGGAGGCGGAGATCCGCCGCATCGTGCTGCAGGATGCGCGCTCCGTCCTCACCGGCACGGACCAGGGTGAGCAGCACCGCAAGTGCATCCAGTTTGTCGCCAATTACCTGCAAGGGCTGATGGAGCAGGGCGTGATCGTTCGCGCAAGCCCCCAGGCGCTGGCCCGCGTGCTCAACGGCTGCCTCGTCGAAGCGGCATTCTGGATAGCGGAGGAAGGCGCACCTGCCTCACGTCTGGCCGACGCCATGCAGGCGCTGGAGTTGATGCTGCAGGGCTGGCGGCCACGCGGGGCGGCGCTGCCGTAG
- a CDS encoding isocitrate lyase/PEP mutase family protein has product MNSRQQLKALADARRGVIVPGAFNALSARLIADLGFEAIYVTGAGVTNMWFGMPDQGFMGLTDIADHTARIRDAVEVPLLVDADTGFGNAVNTYHAVRTLERAGADCIQLEDQVSPKRCGHFNGKAVIETSEMLSKIKAAVDARRDEGTLIMARTDAAAVHGFEAAIERAQAFEEAGADILFVEAVTEQAQVRALPQRIKAPQLMNMVIGGKTPIFNADELGQLGFGFVLYANAALQGAVAGMQKCLTLLRDTHQVNEDPAIVAPFLERQRLVNKDFWDSLEQKYR; this is encoded by the coding sequence ATGAATTCCAGGCAACAACTCAAAGCCTTGGCTGATGCACGCCGGGGCGTCATCGTACCGGGCGCCTTCAATGCCTTGTCGGCCCGGCTGATCGCCGACCTGGGCTTTGAAGCCATTTACGTGACCGGCGCCGGTGTCACCAATATGTGGTTCGGCATGCCCGACCAGGGCTTCATGGGCCTGACCGACATTGCCGACCACACAGCCCGCATCCGCGACGCGGTGGAGGTGCCGCTGCTCGTCGACGCCGACACGGGTTTTGGCAACGCCGTCAACACCTACCACGCCGTGCGCACGCTGGAGCGCGCAGGCGCTGACTGCATTCAGCTCGAAGACCAGGTCAGCCCCAAGCGCTGCGGCCACTTCAATGGCAAGGCGGTGATCGAGACCAGCGAGATGCTGAGCAAGATCAAGGCCGCCGTCGACGCCCGGCGCGACGAAGGCACCCTCATCATGGCCCGCACCGATGCGGCCGCCGTCCACGGTTTCGAGGCCGCCATCGAACGCGCCCAGGCCTTTGAGGAAGCAGGTGCCGATATTCTGTTCGTCGAAGCCGTGACCGAGCAGGCACAGGTGCGTGCCCTGCCCCAGCGGATCAAGGCACCCCAGCTCATGAACATGGTGATCGGCGGCAAGACCCCCATCTTCAATGCCGATGAACTGGGCCAGCTGGGCTTTGGCTTTGTGCTCTACGCCAACGCGGCCCTGCAGGGCGCCGTGGCCGGTATGCAGAAGTGCCTGACGCTGCTGCGCGATACCCATCAGGTGAACGAAGACCCGGCCATCGTCGCCCCGTTTCTGGAACGCCAGCGCCTCGTGAACAAGGATTTCTGGGATTCGCTGGAGCAGAAGTACAGGTAA
- the prpF gene encoding 2-methylaconitate cis-trans isomerase PrpF yields the protein MRDKQRTAPQIRIAATYLRGGTSKGVFFHLQDLPAAAQQPGPVRDAIFLRALGSPDPYGKQIDGMGNASSSTSKGVILSRSTREGHDVDYLFGQVSIDRPFVDWSGNCGNLSAAVGPCAIHMGLISPERIPHNGTVTVRIWQANIGKTIVAHVPITEGQVQETGDFELDGVTFPAAEVALEFVDPADEGEAGDAGAGIFPTGNLIDQLDVPGIGRFAVTMVNSGIPTIFLNAGDLGYNGTELQDAINNDADALARLETIRAHGALRMGLIHDLAEAATRQHTPKIALVAPPVGYQAAGGKNIDARDIDLTVRALSMGKLHHAMMGTAAVAIGTAAAIPGTLVNLAAGGGERQAVRFGHPSGTLRVGSEVQLVNGEWQVTKALMSRSARILMEGWIRVPGEVLLAK from the coding sequence ATGAGAGACAAGCAGCGGACAGCACCGCAAATCAGGATTGCCGCCACCTACCTGCGCGGCGGCACGAGTAAAGGTGTTTTCTTCCATCTGCAGGACCTGCCAGCCGCAGCCCAGCAGCCGGGCCCCGTGCGCGATGCCATCTTTCTGCGCGCGCTGGGCAGCCCCGACCCATACGGCAAGCAGATCGACGGCATGGGAAATGCATCGTCCAGCACCAGCAAAGGCGTCATCCTGAGCCGCAGCACGCGCGAAGGCCATGATGTGGACTACCTTTTCGGCCAGGTTTCCATCGACAGGCCTTTTGTGGACTGGAGCGGCAACTGCGGCAACCTCAGCGCCGCCGTCGGCCCCTGCGCCATCCACATGGGCCTGATCAGCCCGGAGAGAATTCCGCACAACGGCACGGTCACCGTGCGCATCTGGCAGGCCAATATCGGCAAGACCATCGTGGCGCACGTTCCCATCACCGAAGGGCAGGTTCAGGAAACCGGCGATTTCGAGCTGGATGGCGTCACCTTCCCCGCTGCCGAAGTGGCGCTGGAGTTTGTTGACCCTGCCGATGAAGGCGAGGCGGGTGACGCAGGCGCCGGGATTTTCCCGACTGGCAACCTCATCGACCAGCTGGATGTGCCCGGTATCGGCCGCTTTGCCGTGACCATGGTCAATTCCGGTATCCCCACCATCTTCCTGAACGCCGGTGACCTGGGCTACAACGGCACCGAACTGCAGGACGCCATCAACAACGATGCAGACGCCCTGGCCAGGCTGGAAACCATCCGCGCCCACGGCGCGCTCCGCATGGGCCTGATTCACGATCTGGCAGAGGCGGCCACGCGCCAGCACACGCCCAAGATTGCCTTGGTGGCACCACCCGTGGGCTACCAGGCGGCAGGCGGTAAAAACATTGACGCCAGGGACATCGACCTGACGGTGCGCGCCCTCTCCATGGGCAAGCTGCACCACGCCATGATGGGCACCGCAGCCGTGGCCATCGGCACCGCAGCGGCGATACCCGGCACGCTGGTAAACCTGGCTGCAGGCGGTGGCGAGCGGCAGGCCGTGCGCTTTGGCCACCCAAGCGGCACGCTGCGCGTGGGCTCCGAGGTACAGCTCGTCAACGGCGAGTGGCAGGTCACCAAGGCCTTGATGAGCCGCAGCGCGCGGATTCTGATGGAAGGCTGGATTCGGGTACCCGGCGAGGTGCTGCTTGCCAAGTAG